CAtttgataacaaaattattaaaagtaaccGAAGGAAGtgtatattaataaaaacaaattatagaaATTCACTAATAAGTGCTAACACCTAtatttttcaacataaaaaataataatttctcttatgtaattttataacGTGTTGAACTTAAACAAAGTAATACGTGAACGAAAACTAAAAAGAATGTTAATGTAGATTTGATTGGGAAGGTAAACATGTATCATAAttactaactaaaaaaacattaactagggaataaaaaataacttcaaatgCTTTAAATACTACTAACATTCTCTTAGTTAGCAATCAAACAGTATTCAGATttcaaaaagtaaacaaaacgctcttagaaacaaaaatctaaggtatatttaattgtatataccatctttaaaagaataagctaataatgtgaaaaaaaaatatttttaattagatcaGATACTCTTTTCagtttttattctcttaaaaaaataaatttaatttataaaactggaaataatattaatttatttaaaagtaattaagatttaaatagattttgttCATAACATTTTCACTTGAGTgcgaaaaaataaaaataaaaagagaaatagatTTATTTTGGTGTTATTATGTTAGAAGTGGTTTCGTACATGTACATCTCCCTTTGAAGTAGGGTTCTCGATTGTGACGCCCACGTGGCTTCCTCGTACTGGGCTTCTTCTTTCCGTGCGaattaaaataggaaaaataatgTTGTGGTTGGTTCAAGGTTTCATCTTATATGATTAACCTTAACATTAACATAAGATAGTATAAAAAGACAGCACATTCAGAAAAGATAGTAAAGTCCATAATGGATGAGAGAGACTGAGATTAGAATGACTTCCACGTCTTAATCTCCTATTGGTAGattcaacaaaaattaaaacttccTTTCCGATGTAACAAAACTCAAccctaatttaatattatttttacgaAAAAGAAAGGGCTATGTGTCGATCCTCCACAACAACAAATGGAAAGCCTGCTAATAATAcatttactttttgtttctaaagataattattaaattaaataaataaataaaacatagtCATCTGTTgcgtaataatttatttttcaaaagctgaaactcctttctctctctccgtTTTATTTGTCAGAAATGAAAACTCATGAATCAATTACTGTGTTACCACTGCATATAGTTTGTTAAGGTTTCTGTGCCTTCTTCCCTTCTCTCACTTTTCGTCACTGTTTGTCAAGGTAAATTAACTCAGGACTCAGGTTACTGAATTAATATTATGtccttttttttgttatctGTAGAGATTGATTAAACTGATTAGAAATGGAATCTAGGCCTAGTTTGAGCATAGATGGTGAAGGCACAGAGTGAGTTTCAGTTGACATCACGGAAAGTTTTTGGCTTTGGTTTCATATGATTATTCATTTTGAGGGGTGGGTGGTGAAGGCTTATTGTAGTTAACACATGAAAGGAACACAAGAGGTTAAACCAGGGAAAGGAAATTTCAGTGGCCGGGGTGACTTGCCTCAGATCTAGGAAACTTCTATTATTTCTTTGCTATTTTTTCGCTTTCAGTGACCCCATTTCCCTTGTCTCCCTTTGCTGGAGAGAGAGACAAGGCATTGACGTTGTCAATTATTTGCTGCTGGTTTCTTAAACAATCTGTTGTCTGGTTTTCCAGGTTTCATACAGAGGAAGGAATACAAGTTTTTGGGTCATCAATTGTGTCATCCTGGCCTATAAAATCTAAAACAGGTGAATTCAGAAAGGATCTtgtggatttttattttattttatttttttgtagtttttgaTGCCCTAAGAGAATAATAAAACCTCAGGATTGAATTTTGTTACGCTGTATTATTTGACTGATTTCTTAAGAGGTTGGTTCTGAACCTCTTAAATTTCTTGAGGTAGGAGCCTTATTGGTGTTTTGATGCCGATTGGAATTATATAATAGAAAGGAGGCTTGAGGGAAAAGGGTGGAAAAAGTGGTTAAAAGGATAGCAACTTGTTGGACACTGAAGGATAAGAAGACTATTGCTCCAAGGCAAAGTTAATGGAGGAAATATCTTCGAGTGTTGCAGTACCTTTTACACTTGGTGTTGGAAATTTGATTCAAAAAGAGTCTGCAGTAACAACTCACATGGAGATAACTGGGCTGAAGCTTATGGCAAATACAGCAGCGGCTGCTTTGATGTTAAATCCTGCAGTAGAGTGTTGTCAGTCATATTCTGTTGGAAGTGAAAGCCGTGCAGATGTAAGTCTGCAGCACCAGATCGTGGTATCTGCGGAGGTAAAGGAGAATCAAGTTGGGGATGCCCTTGTCTCAGAAATGGTTATTGAATGTGAGAGTAATTGGGTTTTGAATGAAACCCATCATAAGGCTATAAAGGAAGATGAACTAATGTTAGCTGTGGATTTTCACTGTCTTCATAGTTCAAGCTCTCAGTCTGTGGCTAATGGCCAAAGTGATCCTTGTAGGGAGGAAGCTGTGCCGTTGAAGACTAGTTATTCTGAAATAGAATCTCCAATCATCATgaatgttgatgatgatgttcaTGGCAAGTCTGGAGTAAACGAACCGTGTCCATCGATGAAGTCAGTGGAGAACACAGTTTCTGTTGCAATGGATATTACTAGTGAGGATCAAAGTGGATCAGATGAGCCTGATCCTAAATCCTCTGCGGTGCTTCTTGACCAGTTGTCTGGGGAGAATAAAGCATGGAGAACGAGCAACAAAAATGCTTTGGAATTGAATAGTGGCCCTCTGTGGGGTTATTCATCAATTTGTGGAATGAGACCGGAGATGGAAGATGTTATCTCTGTTCAGCCTCAACTTTTTCAAGTTCCTTCGCAGATGCTGATGAATGACCACGTATATGAGAACGAAAAACAGACACTAGCCCACTTTTTCGCCGTCTACGATGGGCATGGGGGCCTTCAGGTATGCCTTTAAAACACTGTCAAATTATACGAATTGTATAGTTGAAATTAATGTTTGACTGATGAGGTGTTGCTTTGATAGGTTGCTAACTACTGCCAGGAACGTCTTCATTCAGTATTGATTGAGGAGATAGAGGCTGCACAATCAAGTTTGGCTGAAACAAATGGGAGAGATGATTGGCAGGACCATTGGAAGAAAGCATTCATCAATTGTTTTCAGAGAGTAGATGATGAGGTTGGAGGAACTGGTGCAAGTAATAATGGAAACAACAGTGGTGGATCTGAGTCTAGTATTGAACCTGTTGCTGCTGAGACTGCTGGTTCCACTGCAGTTGTCGCTATTTTAAGTCAAACCCTCATAATAGTTGCAAATTGTGGAGATTCAAGAACTGTCTTGTACCGTGGAAAAGAGGCCATGCCACTGTCTTCTGACCACAAAGTGAGGCATTTAAATATAGTTTCATAGTAATTTTGGTGAATTTATAGTAGAAGCAGAAGTTGCCGGATAGATGTAACTTAAGTTCCTGTTTTGCAGCCAAATAGAGAGGACGAGCGAGCAAGGATAGAAGCTGCAGGAGGAAGAGTCATACATTGGAAAGGATATCGAGTTCTTGGTGTCTTGGCAATGTC
This genomic stretch from Vigna radiata var. radiata cultivar VC1973A chromosome 7, Vradiata_ver6, whole genome shotgun sequence harbors:
- the LOC106768242 gene encoding protein phosphatase 2C 56; translation: MEEISSSVAVPFTLGVGNLIQKESAVTTHMEITGLKLMANTAAAALMLNPAVECCQSYSVGSESRADVSLQHQIVVSAEVKENQVGDALVSEMVIECESNWVLNETHHKAIKEDELMLAVDFHCLHSSSSQSVANGQSDPCREEAVPLKTSYSEIESPIIMNVDDDVHGKSGVNEPCPSMKSVENTVSVAMDITSEDQSGSDEPDPKSSAVLLDQLSGENKAWRTSNKNALELNSGPLWGYSSICGMRPEMEDVISVQPQLFQVPSQMLMNDHVYENEKQTLAHFFAVYDGHGGLQVANYCQERLHSVLIEEIEAAQSSLAETNGRDDWQDHWKKAFINCFQRVDDEVGGTGASNNGNNSGGSESSIEPVAAETAGSTAVVAILSQTLIIVANCGDSRTVLYRGKEAMPLSSDHKPNREDERARIEAAGGRVIHWKGYRVLGVLAMSRSIGDRYLKPWIIPEPEVNIVRREKNDECLILASDGLWDVMTNEEACEVARKRILLWHKKFGENGAAGHSEGADPAAQSAAEYLTKLAIHRGSQDNISVIVIDLKAQRRIKRKP